From a single Nostoc edaphicum CCNP1411 genomic region:
- a CDS encoding ABC transporter permease → MKNFFLVKYAPEILQHTLEHLFLVGIAIGIAILVGIPLGILITRKTYLRQPILGIANILQTIPSLALFGLLIPVPIIGGIGAVPAIVALTVYSLLPIIRNTYTGITGVDPAIREAGRGMGMTDRQLLLQVEIPLAMGVILAGVRVATVIAIGIATIAAAIGAGGLGVFIFRGISVVNDQLILAGAVPAAGIALLADFAIGWMENKLKIKS, encoded by the coding sequence ATGAAAAATTTCTTCCTCGTTAAGTATGCCCCAGAAATTCTTCAGCATACTCTAGAACACCTATTTTTAGTAGGCATTGCCATTGGAATTGCCATACTTGTAGGCATTCCATTAGGTATTTTAATTACACGTAAAACTTATCTCCGCCAACCAATTCTTGGCATAGCGAATATTCTCCAGACTATTCCTAGTTTGGCACTGTTTGGCTTACTCATTCCTGTTCCGATAATTGGCGGAATTGGTGCAGTACCAGCAATTGTTGCCTTGACTGTATATTCCTTGCTGCCGATAATTCGTAACACTTACACAGGTATTACTGGCGTCGATCCAGCAATTCGGGAAGCTGGGAGAGGCATGGGGATGACAGATAGACAATTGTTATTGCAAGTTGAGATTCCCTTGGCAATGGGAGTAATTTTAGCAGGAGTGCGAGTAGCAACAGTAATTGCTATTGGTATTGCAACCATTGCAGCGGCAATTGGTGCTGGTGGTTTAGGAGTGTTTATTTTTCGTGGGATATCAGTTGTAAATGATCAGCTAATTTTAGCTGGTGCAGTTCCGGCGGCAGGAATTGCATTACTGGCTGACTTTGCAATTGGCTGGATGGAGAATAAATTAAAAATTAAAAGTTAA